Proteins encoded within one genomic window of Macrotis lagotis isolate mMagLag1 chromosome 3, bilby.v1.9.chrom.fasta, whole genome shotgun sequence:
- the LOC141516942 gene encoding olfactory receptor 5D18-like — MIFDRNQSAPVIFILLGFSDYPDLQIPLFLVFLVIYEISVIGNLGMIAIITINPKLQTPMYFFLKHLSFVDFCYSSSVTPKLLENLTATDKTISLPMCFTQFFFLAGCALTDIFILAVMAYDRFVAICNPLLYMVIMSQKHCTLLVVTAYVWGIVFSLVYVISLLLLSFCGSNIIDNFVCEYSGILSASCYDKHVSELILFVVANFNMLGTLMFICSSYVVIFATLMKKNSARVQQKAISTCASHLTAVGIFYGTVLFLYCIPNTKSSWFTIKVGSVFYTVLIPMLNPLIYSLRNNDVKETIRKLLAKK, encoded by the coding sequence ATGATCTTTGACAGAAATCAGAGTGCTCCAgttattttcattctcttgggATTCTCTGATTACCCAGACTTGCAGATTCctctttttctggttttcttggtCATCTATGAAATCTCTGTGATTGGGAATCTTGGAATGATTGCAATTATTACTATAAACCCCAAACTACAGACTCCTATGTATTTCTTCCTTAAACATTTGTCCTTTGTGGATTTCTGTTACTCCTCTTCTGTCACCCCAAAGCTGCTGGAAAACTTAACTGCAACAGATAAGACAATATCTCTGCCTATGTGCTTCACACAGTTCTTCTTCCTTGCTGGCTGTGCTTTGACAGATATATTCATTTTGGCCGTTATGGCTTATGATCGTTTTGTGGCCATTTGCAATCCCCTTTTATATATGGTTATCATGTCGCAGAAACATTGTACCCTATTGGTGGTTACAGCATATGTCTGGGGCATTGTCTTCTCTCTTGTCTATGTCATCTCACTCCTTCTATTATCTTTTTGTGGATCTAACATCATTGATAATTTTGTCTGTGAGTATTCTGGCATACTCTCTGCCTCCTGCTATGATAAGCATGTTAGTGAACTGATCCTTTTTGTCGTTGCAAATTTTAATATGTTAGGCACACTCATGTTCATATGCTCTTCTTATGTTGTAATTTTTGCAACTCTCATGAAGAAGAATTCAGCTAGGGTGCAACAAAAAGCCATCTCCACTTGTGCCTCTCATCTGACAGCTGTTGGAATCTTCTATGGAACGGTCCTTTTCCTCTATTGTATCCCCAATACTAAAAGCTCCTGGTTCACCATCAAAGTGGGCTCAGTTTTCTATACAGTGCTCATCCCCATGCTGAACCCCTTAATATACAGTCTGAGGAACAATGATGTGAAGGAAACAATCAGGAAGCTACTAGCTAAAAAATGA